AGATGTAAAAAGGCGTCACTGGCCTCACCGTGGGCAAAAAGCGTCTGGCAATAGACCTTGAGCAGCAGTCGCAGCCGATCCTCGGCCGAGGTTGCGGCGCCCTCCGCCAGTCTCTGGCGCAACCGGCGGTCGCCTTCAGTAAAGAGCACCGCCAGGACGGCCTGGTACAGCTTATCCTTGCCGCCGTAATAGTACTGCACGGCATTGAGGTTGGCCCCACCAGCCGCCTGGCAGATGTCGCGCACGGTCGCGCCTTTGTAGCCCTTGGCGGCAAAAGTTCGCAGCGCCGCCCAGAACAGCCGTTCCTTGACTCCGCTTGGTTCTTCGGCCATAGCGCCTCCTAAACATTTGTATTAAACATTTGTTTAGAGGAAGGTGTCAACAATCCCGGGCGGCGTCAAGTCCACTTGCCCGAACCACCCTGACTGGCCCAGATTTTCCGGAAGAAAAAAAGCAGACCTTGCAAGCCACCCTTTGGGACTTAATTATTGACTGGACAAGGATGATTTTATCCAGAACAATAATAGCAATGAGACTTCTCGCATCCAGGCTGAAACTGACGAAAAAACAAAGAGATATAACTTTCACTACGGTTTTGCCGACACGTCAAGCTATTATCCTAAAAAATAATTAT
The nucleotide sequence above comes from Desulfovibrio sp. TomC. Encoded proteins:
- a CDS encoding TetR/AcrR family transcriptional regulator produces the protein MAEEPSGVKERLFWAALRTFAAKGYKGATVRDICQAAGGANLNAVQYYYGGKDKLYQAVLAVLFTEGDRRLRQRLAEGAATSAEDRLRLLLKVYCQTLFAHGEASDAFLHLWVMELANPTPFFGEMLERHSRPQTLAMLQLMADFLGQGVPVSVLVACMASVLGPALYQALLWPTLQHIVPAHPPMTEHWVELAEHCCRFSLAGLAAVRASLDGGSI